One genomic segment of Linepithema humile isolate Giens D197 chromosome 5, Lhum_UNIL_v1.0, whole genome shotgun sequence includes these proteins:
- the LOC105670143 gene encoding MAPK regulated corepressor interacting protein 2 isoform X1, whose product MSSRSQMTAMNGKRPSSIPSRHQPETLAQHFDLIKYIYDSWNSVSRELDMSHNQPLNNAPTPYRYGASITYYQEREPNPQLKDFEPFNLEQWWGQRVVQSVSTRNSNS is encoded by the exons ATGAG TAGTAGATCACAGATGACAGCAATGAATGGAAAGAGGCCTTCCTCGATACCTTCTAGACATCAGCCAGAAACTCTGGCACAGCACTTTGATTTGATTAAGTATATCTATGATT CATGGAACTCTGTATCTAGAGAGCTAGATATGTCTCACAATCAACCACTCAATAATGCCCCCACGCCATATAGATATGGCGCATCAATTACATATTATCAAGAACGTGAGCCAAACCCTCAGCTAAAAG attttgaGCCATTCAATTTAGAGCAATGGTGGGGACAACGTGTTGTACAAAGTGTTAGTACTAGGAATTCAAATTCCTAG
- the LOC105670143 gene encoding MAPK regulated corepressor interacting protein 2 isoform X2 — protein sequence MSRSQMTAMNGKRPSSIPSRHQPETLAQHFDLIKYIYDSWNSVSRELDMSHNQPLNNAPTPYRYGASITYYQEREPNPQLKDFEPFNLEQWWGQRVVQSVSTRNSNS from the exons ATGAG TAGATCACAGATGACAGCAATGAATGGAAAGAGGCCTTCCTCGATACCTTCTAGACATCAGCCAGAAACTCTGGCACAGCACTTTGATTTGATTAAGTATATCTATGATT CATGGAACTCTGTATCTAGAGAGCTAGATATGTCTCACAATCAACCACTCAATAATGCCCCCACGCCATATAGATATGGCGCATCAATTACATATTATCAAGAACGTGAGCCAAACCCTCAGCTAAAAG attttgaGCCATTCAATTTAGAGCAATGGTGGGGACAACGTGTTGTACAAAGTGTTAGTACTAGGAATTCAAATTCCTAG